The following are encoded together in the Pedobacter steynii genome:
- a CDS encoding DUF6702 family protein codes for MLQILLISFLHIFHPFYVSVTEVVQNPKTKTLQVSARIFFDDFEKALDRKYQTKVNILKPADRKKVDLLIADYVRKHLQIKVNQKILTLKYVGYEIEEDAAWCYFETQQTAPVKNLDIVNNILFDEHESQSNMVHVTINGKRKSTKLDNPKSQARLTF; via the coding sequence ATGTTACAGATTCTGCTGATTTCCTTCCTCCATATCTTCCATCCGTTTTACGTAAGTGTAACGGAAGTTGTACAAAATCCAAAGACAAAAACATTGCAGGTGAGTGCGCGTATTTTCTTTGATGATTTTGAAAAAGCACTGGACCGTAAATATCAGACAAAAGTGAATATCTTAAAACCGGCAGACCGCAAAAAGGTTGATTTGCTAATTGCCGATTATGTACGGAAGCACCTGCAGATTAAGGTCAATCAAAAAATATTAACGCTAAAGTACGTCGGTTATGAAATTGAAGAAGATGCGGCCTGGTGTTATTTTGAAACCCAGCAGACTGCTCCGGTTAAAAACCTGGATATCGTGAATAATATTCTGTTTGATGAACATGAGTCTCAATCCAATATGGTGCATGTCACTATAAATGGCAAAAGAAAAAGTACCAAACTGGATAATCCTAAAAGTCAGGCGAGGCTAACCTTCTAA